In Stomoxys calcitrans chromosome 2, idStoCalc2.1, whole genome shotgun sequence, the following proteins share a genomic window:
- the LOC106096219 gene encoding neprilysin-1, which produces MVCPLRISMKNLAIIWRWTWFVQCSLILTVTLGSLIHVHNADFAAGIEQKDNLLEVKAQQMKSYLNESVEPCDNFYEYVCGNYNSFSGNYSSLAMPNLRELSTIYNTLLIEELKTEDAKHDNDVDRMVKTFYKSCVNLNATYSQCNRTRSEILEKYGKFPMQLEEGEWPEDQYEWSQHVAEIFYNTGVRLILGVGPMHDFTNNSRTIVGIYEPEFADSYIGVYDQEAYAAYRDEWEHGISLYLQSLLHLKDGSKVLAEVKDMMSFEIALGKGKVNKTLGMQNSDIFNLTSVKELQRKYSPQFDVRKFLKVALDYVPQQVYVNHKYLEHALETLRNTPKRVVANYVLFSYFSTLEMHLVSKQEDFESICLPKTHDKLYKQLDNLFYRKFITQDMIKDMEFLWHQLRAAFKEDFLSDRLSWLEDDTRLAALEKLQAMKFEILSHESDTLTQDYQYLKLSPNNFMENILALQAWTANLTRAYIHRTHLPDDDDGNAVSYVPSYSPKENVVKVPVSVLYQHHKYAPAYPKAVNFGTLGSFIGHEMVHGFDDAGRKFDALGNIRNWWRPKCLEEFENRTKCFMQQYHNFTLDDGVHHLPAIKLQAENIADNGGVRAAFTAYMKWYEQELSSNAQLVESEQLPGLNFTHAQLFFVSYGQIWCTDYVPPYEFLTQSLHAPAKFRVLGSLSNFEEFAKAFQCPVGSAMNPVDKCQIY; this is translated from the coding sequence ATGGTGTGTCCCTtaagaatttcaatgaaaaatttggCAATTATTTGGAGATGGACCTGGTTCGTTCAGTGTTCTCTTATATTGACAGTGACCCTGGGGTCCCTGATTCACGTGCACAACGCCGATTTTGCCGCTGGCATAGAACAAAAAGATAATTTGCTTGAAGTCAAAGCCCAGCAGATGAAAAGCTATCTCAATGAATCGGTAGAGCCTTGCGATAATTTCTACGAATATGTCTGTGGCAACTACAACAGCTTCAGTGGCAATTATTCATCCTTGGCAATGCCCAATTTAAGGGAGTTGAGTACCATCTACAATACCCTGCTTATAGAGGAGCTGAAAACAGAGGATGCCAAACATGATAACGATGTGGATCGCATGGTTAAGACATTTTACAAGTCTTGTGTCAACTTGAATGCCACCTACAGTCAGTGTAATAGAACACgaagtgaaattttggaaaaatatggAAAGTTTCCCATGCAACTGGAGGAGGGAGAATGGCCGGAAGACCAGTATGAATGGTCGCAACATGTGGCCGAAATATTCTACAACACTGGTGTGAGACTGATTTTGGGTGTGGGTCCCATGCATGACTTCACCAATAATTCCCGCACCATTGTGGGAATCTATGAGCCTGAATTCGCAGACTCCTATATTGGTGTGTATGACCAAGAGGCATATGCGGCATATCGCGATGAATGGGAGCATGGTATTAGCCTGTATTTACAAAGTCTTTTGCATCTTAAGGATGGCTCAAAGGTCTTGGCCGAAGTCAAGGATATGATGAGTTTCGAAATAGCCCTGGGCAAGGGCAAGGTAAACAAAACTTTGGGTATGCAAAATAGTGATATATTTAATTTGACCTCCGTCAAGGAGCTACAACGGAAATATTCTCCCCAATTCGATGTGagaaagtttttgaaagtcgCCTTGGATTATGTGCCCCAGCAGGTGTATGTTAATCACAAATACCTGGAGCATGCCTTAGAAACCCTACGAAATACTCCCAAAAGGGTGGTGGCCAACTATGTGCTATTCTCGTATTTCTCCACACTGGAAATGCATTTGGTCTCTAAGCAGGAGGATTTTGAGTCCATATGCCTGCCCAAGACCCATGATAAGTTGTATAAACAATTGGACAATCTGTTCTATCGCAAGTTCATAACCCAGGACATGATTAAGGACATGGAGTTTCTTTGGCATCAACTAAGAGCTGCCTTTAAAGAGGATTTTCTCTCGGATCGCCTTAGCTGGCTGGAGGATGACACACGCTTGGCAGCCCTGGAAAAATTGCAGGCCATGAAATTCGAAATTCTCAGCCACGAGTCTGATACATTGACTCAAGACTATCAATACCTGAAGCTAAGCCCCAACAATTTCATGGAGAATATTTTGGCTTTGCAAGCCTGGACAGCTAATCTTACAAGGGCCTACATACATCGCACCCATCTgccagatgatgatgatggcaatgCTGTCTCCTATGTGCCCTCATACTCACCCAAAGAGAATGTGGTAAAGGTTCCGGTGTCCGTGCTTTATCAGCATCACAAATATGCCCCTGCCTACCCGAAGGCTGTGAATTTTGGCACTCTAGGCTCCTTTATAGGTCATGAAATGGTGCATGGCTTCGATGATGCCGGTCGCAAATTTGATGCCCTGGGTAACATACGCAACTGGTGGAGGCCCAAGTGTCTGGAAGAGTTTGAAAACAGAACCAAATGCTTCATGCAGCAGTATCACAATTTCACTTTGGACGATGGTGTACATCATTTGCCCGCCATTAAACTGCAAGCGGAAAATATTGCCGATAATGGTGGGGTGAGGGCCGCCTTCACGGCCTATATGAAATGGTATGAGCAGGAGTTGAGTTCAAATGCCCAGCTGGTGGAAAGCGAGCAATTGCCTGGTCTCAATTTCACCCATGCTCAATTATTCTTTGTAAGCTATGGCCAGATATGGTGTACGGATTATGTGCCACCTTATGAATTTCTCACGCAATCCTTGCACGCCCCTGCCAAGTTTAGAGTTCTTGGCTCATTATCGAATTTTGAGGAATTTGCCAAGGCATTCCAGTGTCCAGTAGGCAGTGCCATGAATCCCGTTGATAAATGTcagatttattaa